A genomic window from Streptomyces sp. WMMC940 includes:
- a CDS encoding beta-ketoacyl-[acyl-carrier-protein] synthase family protein has translation MTRRVAVTGVGIVAPGGVGIPAFWDLLADGRTATRGITLFDPTGFRSRIAAECDFDPKEHGLGPEEVQRADRYVQFAMVAAREALRDAGLDPEKEDPWRIGVSLGTAVGGTTRLEHDYVKVSSSGRRWDVDPSEAEPHLHRAFSPSALASEVAEQTGAHGPVQTVSTGCTSGLDAIGYAFHAIEEGRVDVCVAGASDSPISPITVACFDAIKATSPNNDDPAHASRPFDARRDGFVMGEGGAVLVLEELEHARARGATVYCEIGGYATFGNAYHMTGLTREGLEMARAIDSALDHARIDGSDIDYVNAHGSGTQQNDRHETAAVKQSLGSHAYKVPMSSIKSMVGHSLGAIGAIEVVACVLALANQVVPPTANYETPDPECDLDYVPRTARALKLRNVLSVGSGFGGFQSAVVLTRPGGRTP, from the coding sequence ATGACCCGGCGCGTGGCGGTCACCGGTGTCGGCATAGTCGCGCCGGGGGGTGTCGGGATACCGGCGTTCTGGGACCTCCTGGCCGACGGCCGTACGGCGACGCGCGGCATCACCCTCTTCGACCCGACCGGCTTCCGCTCGCGGATCGCCGCCGAGTGCGACTTCGACCCGAAGGAGCACGGTCTGGGTCCGGAGGAGGTGCAGCGCGCGGACAGATACGTCCAGTTCGCCATGGTCGCCGCCCGGGAGGCGCTCCGGGACGCCGGTCTCGACCCGGAGAAGGAGGACCCCTGGCGGATCGGGGTGTCGCTCGGCACCGCCGTGGGCGGCACCACCCGTCTGGAGCACGACTACGTCAAGGTCAGCAGTTCGGGCCGGCGCTGGGACGTGGATCCGAGCGAGGCGGAGCCGCATCTGCACCGGGCGTTCTCGCCCAGCGCCCTCGCCTCCGAGGTCGCCGAGCAGACGGGCGCCCACGGTCCGGTGCAGACCGTGTCCACGGGCTGCACCTCCGGCCTGGACGCGATCGGGTACGCCTTCCACGCGATAGAGGAGGGCAGGGTCGACGTGTGCGTGGCCGGCGCGTCGGACTCGCCCATCTCCCCCATCACCGTGGCGTGCTTCGACGCGATCAAGGCCACATCGCCCAACAACGACGATCCGGCCCACGCCTCACGCCCCTTCGACGCGCGCCGCGACGGGTTCGTCATGGGCGAGGGTGGAGCCGTGCTCGTCCTGGAGGAACTCGAACACGCGCGGGCCCGCGGTGCCACGGTGTACTGCGAGATCGGCGGTTACGCCACGTTCGGCAACGCGTACCACATGACGGGACTCACCCGTGAGGGCCTGGAGATGGCGCGTGCCATCGACAGCGCCCTGGACCACGCCCGGATCGACGGGTCGGACATCGACTACGTCAACGCGCACGGTTCCGGTACGCAGCAGAACGACCGGCACGAGACGGCCGCGGTGAAGCAGTCGCTCGGTTCCCACGCGTACAAGGTCCCGATGAGTTCCATCAAGTCCATGGTGGGTCACTCGCTCGGGGCGATCGGGGCGATCGAGGTCGTCGCCTGCGTGCTGGCACTGGCCAACCAGGTGGTGCCGCCGACGGCGAACTACGAGACCCCCGACCCCGAGTGCGATCTCGACTATGTGCCGCGCACGGCGCGCGCCCTCAAGCTGCGCAACGTGCTCTCGGTCGGCAGCGGATTCGGCGGGTTCCAGTCCGCCGTGGTCCTGACCCGGCCAGGAGGGAGGACACCATGA
- a CDS encoding TcmI family type II polyketide cyclase: MHHALIVARMAPDSAHDIAKVFEASDRGELPDLVGVTRRSLFQFGDVYLHLIEADRPPGPAVAKVAGHPEFRDISDKLSAYVSAYDPETWRSPKDAMAHEFYRWERPAKG; this comes from the coding sequence ATGCACCACGCCCTCATCGTCGCCCGAATGGCACCGGACTCGGCCCATGACATCGCCAAGGTGTTCGAGGCCTCCGACCGGGGCGAACTGCCCGACCTGGTCGGGGTGACCCGGCGCAGCCTCTTCCAGTTCGGCGATGTCTACCTCCATCTGATCGAAGCCGACCGGCCGCCGGGGCCGGCGGTGGCCAAGGTGGCGGGCCACCCCGAGTTCCGTGACATCAGCGACAAGCTCTCCGCCTACGTCAGCGCGTACGACCCGGAGACCTGGCGCAGCCCGAAGGACGCCATGGCCCACGAGTTCTACCGCTGGGAGCGGCCGGCGAAGGGATGA
- a CDS encoding methyltransferase, whose protein sequence is MTTGTTGAATDTAGSTVRTATPPSMRLRELVFGAALAGSVRAAARLGVADALGDTPATAEDLAAAVDADPRALRRMLRALTCYGIFTEQADGTFAHTEMSRLLREDDPHSLKYISLWCTEPWTWDAWPRLDEAVRTGRSVFEGLYGKGFFDHLHEDAHESAHVFNQAMTTSSMQSALDVAELLDLTGAATVADIGGGQGHVLASLLEKNPGLRGTLLDLPRVVANADPRLRDGGALADRVTIVPGDCRETIPVEADVYIIKNILEWDDDSTRRTLRNVVSAARPGARVVVIENLVDDTPSMKFTTSMDLLLLLNVGGAKHTRQSMTTRMADAGLVVGDVRPVNAYLHAFDSVTPGG, encoded by the coding sequence ATGACGACCGGCACGACCGGCGCGGCCACGGACACCGCGGGTTCCACCGTCCGCACCGCCACCCCGCCGTCCATGCGGCTGCGGGAACTCGTCTTCGGCGCGGCCCTGGCCGGTTCCGTACGGGCCGCCGCCCGCCTCGGCGTCGCGGACGCGCTGGGCGATACCCCGGCCACCGCCGAGGACCTGGCGGCGGCCGTCGATGCCGACCCCCGGGCGCTGCGGCGGATGCTGCGTGCGCTGACCTGCTACGGCATCTTCACCGAGCAGGCGGACGGCACGTTCGCCCACACCGAGATGTCACGGCTGTTGCGGGAGGACGACCCGCACAGCCTGAAGTACATCTCCCTGTGGTGCACCGAGCCGTGGACCTGGGACGCCTGGCCGCGCCTCGACGAGGCGGTACGGACGGGCCGGAGCGTCTTCGAGGGCCTGTACGGCAAGGGCTTCTTCGACCACCTCCACGAGGACGCGCACGAGTCCGCGCACGTCTTCAACCAGGCCATGACCACCTCCAGCATGCAGTCCGCGCTGGACGTGGCGGAACTGCTCGACCTCACGGGAGCGGCCACCGTCGCGGACATCGGCGGCGGCCAGGGCCACGTCCTGGCGAGCCTGCTGGAGAAGAACCCCGGCCTCAGGGGCACGCTGCTGGACCTGCCCCGCGTCGTGGCCAACGCCGATCCCCGGCTGCGGGACGGCGGGGCCCTCGCCGACCGGGTCACCATCGTCCCCGGCGACTGCCGGGAGACCATCCCGGTCGAGGCCGACGTCTACATCATCAAGAACATCCTGGAATGGGACGACGACAGCACCCGCAGAACCCTCCGCAACGTCGTCTCGGCGGCCCGTCCGGGAGCCAGGGTGGTGGTCATCGAGAACCTCGTCGACGACACCCCGTCGATGAAGTTCACCACCTCGATGGACCTGCTGCTGCTCCTCAACGTGGGCGGTGCGAAGCACACCCGGCAGAGCATGACCACCAGGATGGCGGACGCCGGTCTCGTCGTCGGCGACGTCCGTCCGGTCAACGCGTACCTGCACGCCTTCGACAGCGTCACACCCGGCGGCTGA
- a CDS encoding acyl carrier protein: protein MTMQISKLTIEELAALMKKGAGITVDPAEMGGRPEARFDEYGLDSLGLLGIVGELENRYGRALPQDADRCKTPREFLDLVNNSLMAGA, encoded by the coding sequence ATGACCATGCAGATCTCCAAGCTGACCATCGAAGAGCTGGCCGCTCTGATGAAGAAGGGCGCCGGCATCACCGTCGACCCCGCGGAGATGGGCGGCCGCCCCGAGGCGCGGTTCGACGAGTACGGCCTCGACTCCCTCGGTCTCCTCGGCATCGTCGGGGAGCTCGAGAACCGATACGGCCGTGCGCTCCCCCAGGACGCGGACCGCTGCAAGACCCCCCGCGAATTCCTCGACCTCGTCAACAACTCCCTCATGGCAGGAGCCTGA
- a CDS encoding cupin domain-containing protein — MTTPHRIVDLSETQHNTKRGGDLRAMLTPTAVGATSGFMGLATVEPGDRIGEHYHPYSEEFVYVVCGEMEVDLDDETLSIRPDQGLFIPPYVRHRFRNVGSTQARMVFHLGPLAPRPELGHVDTEETPGAEATAAHRPPERTGTAS; from the coding sequence ATGACCACACCCCATCGCATCGTCGATCTCAGCGAGACCCAGCACAACACCAAACGCGGCGGCGATCTGCGCGCCATGCTCACGCCCACCGCGGTGGGCGCCACGAGCGGCTTCATGGGCCTGGCGACCGTCGAGCCCGGCGACCGCATCGGCGAGCACTACCACCCGTACTCCGAGGAGTTCGTGTACGTCGTGTGCGGCGAGATGGAAGTCGACCTCGACGACGAGACGCTGTCGATCCGGCCGGACCAGGGACTGTTCATCCCGCCCTACGTGCGCCACCGGTTCCGCAACGTCGGCAGCACCCAGGCCCGGATGGTCTTCCACCTCGGGCCGCTGGCCCCGCGGCCGGAGCTGGGCCACGTCGACACCGAGGAGACACCGGGGGCGGAGGCCACGGCGGCCCACCGGCCGCCGGAACGCACCGGGACGGCTTCATGA
- a CDS encoding IucA/IucC family protein — MTVPPAGAAARARTAGPATAGDELLLRVLSALLREDVAGLRSRSHPVERADGTWLRLATPGPDALLLPVREDGFQCVWAAREPLLRRESDGAELTDTDTVLAELRSLAAPVDRGGFEAFAEECRRTLAAVRLHEATEEEVLRTLAERHGADPAHWTGLSGGLALDALAARLDHPVYPTARGRSGLAVAALRAYAPEFHPRFALRWLAVPREAVTAVGPLPGPAPSALGLSGLDGSHVALPVHPLTAAGPLGKAVRAAGLRGRAFPAPRAHLDVVPTLSMRTVALADRPGIHLKLPLATSTLGRLNRRTIKPGTLRDGAAVQRLLQTVTSREPRFRDTVLHADETRFAHAGHELLAVLLRRQPAGLDGCVVVPMAALLARAPGGRLVVDHLADRFHGGDPLVLLDAVLTLLLDFQTTLFGYGIALESHQQNVSLVLDGTGRGPRLRLLLKDNDGPRVHGGRLRTALGPDAPGPGDFDDRRILTDGDGPLADLFTTITVHLCAGAYAFDLARHGRAPLDRLLRLVRDRLAEAVERLGTGPGEPGAVLRARVLDAPELPVKAMVTAGTLLAKERSGASDINKHYTTGPNYLLRGV; from the coding sequence TTGACGGTCCCCCCGGCGGGCGCCGCCGCCCGGGCACGGACGGCCGGACCGGCGACTGCCGGAGACGAACTGCTGCTGCGGGTGCTGAGCGCCCTGCTTCGCGAGGACGTCGCGGGGCTGCGCAGCCGCAGCCACCCGGTCGAGCGCGCGGACGGGACCTGGCTGCGGCTGGCGACCCCCGGACCCGACGCGCTGCTGCTGCCGGTGCGCGAGGACGGCTTCCAGTGCGTGTGGGCGGCCAGGGAACCGCTGCTGCGCCGGGAGTCCGACGGCGCCGAGCTGACGGACACCGACACGGTCCTGGCCGAACTCCGTTCCCTCGCCGCGCCGGTGGACCGGGGCGGTTTCGAGGCGTTCGCCGAGGAGTGCCGCCGGACCCTCGCCGCCGTACGGCTGCACGAGGCCACGGAGGAGGAGGTGCTGCGGACACTCGCGGAGCGCCACGGCGCCGATCCCGCCCACTGGACCGGGCTGTCGGGCGGCCTCGCCCTGGACGCGCTCGCCGCCCGGCTCGACCACCCCGTGTACCCCACCGCCCGCGGCAGGTCCGGCCTGGCCGTTGCGGCGCTGCGGGCGTACGCGCCCGAGTTCCACCCCCGGTTCGCGCTGCGCTGGCTCGCCGTACCGCGCGAGGCCGTGACCGCCGTGGGCCCGCTCCCCGGCCCGGCGCCCTCGGCCCTCGGGCTGTCCGGCCTCGACGGCAGCCATGTCGCGCTGCCCGTGCACCCGCTCACGGCAGCGGGCCCGCTCGGCAAGGCGGTGCGCGCCGCGGGACTCCGTGGCCGGGCGTTCCCCGCGCCGCGGGCCCACCTGGACGTCGTGCCCACCCTGTCCATGCGGACGGTCGCCCTCGCGGACCGGCCCGGGATCCATCTGAAACTGCCGCTCGCCACCTCCACACTGGGCCGGCTCAACCGGCGCACCATCAAGCCCGGGACCCTGCGCGACGGTGCCGCCGTCCAGCGTCTGCTCCAGACCGTGACCTCCCGCGAACCACGGTTCCGGGACACCGTCCTGCACGCCGACGAGACCCGTTTCGCCCACGCCGGGCACGAACTGCTCGCGGTGCTGCTGCGCCGCCAGCCCGCGGGGCTCGACGGCTGCGTCGTCGTGCCGATGGCGGCCCTGCTCGCCCGGGCACCCGGAGGGCGGCTGGTCGTCGACCATCTGGCCGACCGCTTCCACGGCGGCGACCCGCTCGTGCTGCTGGACGCCGTTCTCACGCTGCTGCTGGACTTCCAGACCACGCTCTTCGGGTACGGGATCGCCCTGGAGTCCCACCAGCAGAACGTGTCCCTCGTGCTGGACGGGACCGGCCGGGGCCCCCGGCTGCGGCTGCTCCTCAAGGACAACGACGGCCCGCGGGTCCACGGTGGCCGGCTGCGGACGGCGCTCGGCCCGGACGCGCCCGGGCCGGGGGACTTCGACGACCGCCGCATACTCACCGACGGCGACGGTCCGCTCGCCGACCTCTTCACCACCATCACCGTCCATCTGTGCGCGGGGGCCTACGCCTTCGACCTCGCCCGCCACGGACGCGCCCCGTTGGACCGGCTGCTGCGGCTCGTCCGGGATCGGCTGGCCGAGGCCGTCGAGCGGCTCGGGACCGGGCCGGGTGAGCCCGGGGCCGTGCTGCGGGCGCGGGTGCTGGACGCGCCCGAGCTGCCCGTGAAGGCGATGGTGACCGCGGGAACCCTGCTGGCCAAGGAACGTTCGGGAGCGTCCGACATCAACAAGCACTACACCACCGGCCCCAACTACCTGCTGCGGGGAGTGTGA
- a CDS encoding beta-ketoacyl synthase N-terminal-like domain-containing protein, translated as MSPRQDRRPVVTGIGVVAPNGVGTDAFWKSTREGISVLDHITREGCDHMPVRVAGEVRGFDPESLVEERYLVQTDRFTHFAMAAADMALADARIPSGDYGESPFAVGVVTAAGSGGGEFGQRELQRLWGQGSRYVGPYQSIAWFYAASTGQISIRGGFKGPCGVVASDEAGGLDALAHAARAIGRGTDAVVIGAAEAPLAPYSLVCQLGYRELSTSEDPERAYRPFTSAASGFVPAEGGAMLVVEEESAARRRGAAVRAVVAGHAATFTGASRWEESREGLAQAIRGALAEARCAPEEIDVVFADALGIPDADRAEALALADALGTHGRRVPVTAPKAGTGRAYCGAPVLDTAAAVLALQDGVVPPTPNVFDVCHELEVVTGRPRPAALRTALVLSRGLMGSNAALVLRHGANTR; from the coding sequence ATGAGTCCTCGGCAGGACCGGCGACCGGTCGTCACCGGAATCGGTGTCGTCGCCCCCAACGGGGTCGGTACCGATGCCTTCTGGAAGTCCACACGGGAGGGCATCAGCGTCCTCGACCACATCACACGTGAAGGCTGCGACCACATGCCGGTCCGGGTCGCGGGAGAGGTCCGCGGCTTCGACCCCGAATCCCTGGTCGAGGAGCGCTACCTCGTCCAGACCGACCGGTTCACGCACTTCGCGATGGCCGCCGCCGACATGGCGCTGGCCGACGCCCGGATCCCGTCGGGCGACTACGGCGAGTCCCCGTTCGCGGTGGGCGTGGTCACGGCGGCCGGCTCGGGCGGCGGCGAGTTCGGCCAGCGGGAGCTGCAGCGGCTGTGGGGACAGGGTTCGCGCTATGTGGGCCCGTACCAGTCCATCGCCTGGTTCTACGCGGCGAGCACCGGTCAGATCTCCATCCGCGGCGGGTTCAAGGGCCCCTGCGGCGTGGTGGCCAGTGACGAGGCGGGCGGTCTCGACGCCCTCGCGCACGCGGCCCGGGCCATCGGCCGGGGCACGGACGCGGTCGTCATCGGGGCGGCGGAGGCGCCGCTCGCGCCGTACTCGCTGGTCTGCCAGCTCGGATACCGGGAACTCAGCACGAGCGAGGACCCGGAGCGGGCCTACCGGCCCTTCACCTCGGCCGCGAGCGGCTTCGTGCCCGCGGAGGGCGGGGCCATGCTCGTCGTCGAGGAGGAGTCGGCCGCCCGCCGGCGGGGCGCCGCGGTCCGCGCGGTCGTCGCCGGACACGCGGCGACGTTCACCGGGGCCTCCCGGTGGGAGGAGTCGCGCGAGGGGCTGGCCCAGGCGATCCGGGGAGCCCTGGCGGAGGCCAGGTGCGCGCCCGAGGAGATCGACGTCGTCTTCGCGGACGCGCTCGGCATCCCGGACGCGGACCGCGCCGAGGCCCTGGCGCTCGCCGACGCTCTGGGGACCCACGGCCGGCGGGTGCCGGTGACGGCGCCCAAGGCCGGTACGGGCCGGGCGTACTGCGGCGCGCCCGTGCTGGACACGGCCGCCGCCGTGCTCGCCCTGCAGGACGGTGTCGTCCCGCCCACGCCCAACGTCTTCGACGTGTGCCACGAGCTCGAGGTGGTCACCGGCAGGCCCCGTCCTGCCGCGCTCCGCACCGCCCTGGTGCTGAGCCGAGGACTCATGGGCTCGAACGCGGCGCTCGTGCTGCGGCACGGCGCCAACACCCGGTGA
- a CDS encoding right-handed parallel beta-helix repeat-containing protein encodes MTKRQFMYLGCVALMVTSGLGVAAPAGARTTYDVVPGESIQLAVDRARPGDTIDIAPGVYRESVIIRKSDLTLRGAGERTVLVPSTAKPTHVCGLGGNGICVIGTDAKPATNVRVHSLTVSKFRKNGIWASRTNKLSIRGVTAVGNGNWGIAQERSLRSEIRGNAARDNAESGIFVSNTIDTEAGAVNTRRTVVMDNLLAGNRIGITVRRLRNLYVNNNVVTGNCAGMFIVGDEGVPRTGDLTVRGNRVHHNNKSCAKTARLPRIQGAGIVLTGVEGATVASNAVWSNVGTSPFSGGIVLFKSIVGAPNSGNVIKANMLVANRPADLANRDTGTGNTFSGNYCRLSEKAGKCA; translated from the coding sequence ATGACGAAACGACAGTTCATGTACCTCGGCTGTGTCGCTCTGATGGTGACCTCGGGGCTGGGCGTGGCGGCACCGGCAGGCGCCCGCACCACCTACGACGTGGTCCCCGGCGAGTCGATCCAGCTCGCGGTCGACCGGGCGCGCCCCGGCGACACCATCGACATCGCCCCCGGCGTCTACCGGGAGAGCGTCATCATCAGGAAGTCCGACCTGACGCTGCGGGGCGCGGGTGAGCGGACCGTCCTCGTGCCCTCCACGGCCAAGCCGACGCACGTCTGCGGACTGGGCGGCAACGGCATCTGCGTCATCGGCACCGACGCGAAGCCCGCCACGAACGTCCGGGTCCACTCGTTGACGGTGTCGAAGTTCAGGAAGAACGGCATCTGGGCCTCACGCACCAACAAGCTGAGCATCCGCGGCGTCACGGCGGTGGGGAACGGCAACTGGGGCATCGCCCAGGAGCGCTCCCTGCGGTCCGAGATCCGCGGCAACGCGGCCCGTGACAACGCGGAGTCGGGCATCTTCGTGTCGAACACCATCGACACCGAGGCCGGCGCCGTCAACACCCGGCGCACCGTGGTCATGGACAACCTGCTGGCCGGGAACCGCATCGGCATCACCGTCCGGCGCCTGCGGAACCTGTACGTGAACAACAACGTCGTCACCGGCAACTGCGCGGGCATGTTCATCGTGGGCGACGAGGGTGTCCCCCGGACGGGCGACCTGACCGTGCGCGGCAACCGGGTGCACCACAACAACAAGTCCTGCGCCAAGACCGCACGGCTCCCGAGGATCCAGGGCGCCGGCATCGTCCTCACCGGCGTCGAGGGCGCCACCGTCGCGTCGAACGCCGTCTGGAGCAACGTCGGCACCTCCCCGTTCTCCGGCGGGATCGTGCTCTTCAAGAGCATCGTGGGCGCACCCAACAGCGGCAACGTCATCAAGGCCAACATGCTGGTGGCCAACCGTCCGGCGGACCTCGCCAACCGGGACACCGGCACCGGCAACACGTTCTCCGGCAACTACTGCCGCCTGTCCGAGAAGGCGGGGAAGTGCGCATGA
- a CDS encoding ATP-grasp domain-containing protein, translated as MRLYLLALNPTDSVTEGFLPAARRLGLDVTLLTDRPAAHRAVYPDVEVLECDVRDFRAVVSRVSAHGTPEAVFTNSDHLQTQAALAADYFGLAAKDWRATLRTKDKAEMRRRLAASGADTVRSVELTAGEDPAALAADVPYPCVVKPREGVASEDVVMAGNAPELVRRCEEIRARRPGAALVVEEYLPGELFTLETLGDGRVRHVLGGFRTELSPPPYFIEERLTYVPRHPRDIETQVLDQLDALGVGFGACHTEFTVHEGRARIIEVNYRAIGDQCDLLLAGLLDIPLFEHVLRTHLGEPLPPVLGARTDGAARLDYPCADRAGTLTSAPGATEVETDGVRLTYRPLRGLGERHPVYGTNRDFLGVVRATGTDLSAVDRVVAAFLAAQRWEIAP; from the coding sequence ATGCGGTTGTACCTGCTTGCCCTGAACCCGACCGACTCGGTCACCGAGGGATTCCTCCCGGCCGCCCGCCGGCTCGGCCTGGACGTCACTCTGCTCACCGACCGGCCCGCCGCACACCGAGCCGTGTACCCGGACGTCGAGGTGCTGGAGTGCGACGTGCGCGACTTCCGGGCCGTCGTCTCCCGTGTCTCCGCCCACGGCACCCCCGAGGCGGTCTTCACCAACAGCGACCATCTGCAGACCCAGGCCGCTCTCGCCGCCGACTACTTCGGGCTGGCCGCGAAGGACTGGCGAGCGACGCTGCGCACGAAGGACAAGGCCGAGATGCGCCGCCGGCTGGCCGCCTCGGGCGCCGACACCGTGCGGTCCGTGGAACTGACCGCCGGGGAGGACCCCGCCGCCCTCGCCGCCGACGTCCCGTACCCGTGCGTCGTCAAACCGCGCGAGGGCGTGGCCAGCGAGGACGTCGTCATGGCCGGGAACGCGCCGGAACTGGTGCGGCGCTGCGAGGAGATCCGGGCACGGCGGCCGGGGGCGGCGCTGGTGGTCGAGGAGTACCTGCCCGGCGAGCTGTTCACCCTGGAGACCCTGGGCGACGGGCGGGTGCGCCATGTGCTGGGCGGGTTCCGCACCGAGCTGTCCCCTCCCCCGTACTTCATCGAGGAGCGGCTGACCTACGTGCCCCGGCACCCGAGGGACATCGAGACGCAGGTGCTCGACCAACTCGACGCGCTCGGCGTGGGGTTCGGAGCCTGCCACACCGAGTTCACGGTGCACGAAGGCCGCGCGCGGATCATCGAAGTCAACTACCGTGCCATCGGGGACCAGTGCGATCTGCTGCTCGCCGGGCTGCTGGACATACCGCTCTTCGAGCACGTCCTTCGCACCCATCTCGGCGAGCCGCTCCCGCCGGTGCTGGGCGCGCGGACCGACGGGGCGGCCAGGCTCGACTACCCGTGCGCAGACCGTGCCGGGACGCTGACGTCGGCCCCCGGGGCGACCGAAGTGGAGACGGACGGAGTGAGACTGACGTACCGGCCGCTGCGCGGCCTCGGCGAGCGCCACCCGGTGTACGGCACCAACCGGGACTTCCTCGGCGTGGTGCGGGCCACCGGAACCGACCTGTCGGCCGTGGACCGCGTCGTGGCCGCGTTCCTGGCCGCGCAGCGCTGGGAGATCGCACCTTGA
- a CDS encoding SRPBCC family protein — protein MSGHTENKIVINAPMDLVWDVTNDIENWPQLFSEYASVEILEREGDRTKFRLTMHPDENGTVWSWVSERVIDPGARTVRARRVETGPFQHMDIHWKYTRTPEGVLMHWTQDFAMKPDAPVDDDWMTDNINKNSKVQMALIKEKIEQRARERGTPVSVHSD, from the coding sequence GTGTCCGGGCACACCGAGAACAAGATCGTCATCAACGCTCCCATGGACCTCGTCTGGGACGTCACCAACGACATCGAGAACTGGCCCCAGTTGTTCAGTGAGTACGCCTCCGTCGAGATCCTGGAGCGCGAGGGCGACCGGACGAAGTTCCGGCTGACCATGCACCCCGACGAGAACGGCACGGTGTGGAGCTGGGTGTCGGAGCGCGTCATCGACCCGGGTGCGAGGACCGTGCGCGCCCGACGGGTCGAGACGGGCCCCTTCCAGCACATGGACATCCACTGGAAGTACACCCGGACGCCCGAGGGCGTCCTCATGCACTGGACCCAGGACTTCGCGATGAAGCCGGACGCCCCGGTCGACGACGACTGGATGACCGACAACATCAACAAGAACTCCAAGGTCCAGATGGCCCTCATCAAGGAGAAGATCGAGCAGCGCGCCCGGGAACGCGGCACGCCGGTCTCGGTCCACTCCGACTGA
- a CDS encoding (2Fe-2S)-binding protein produces the protein MTLAPVYPPAAAVSCATLAGSAFRRLVALCPALDADVAEPGSRTPQGWADGAELAGRPEFLDALVAAETLRVERDHGRTPRPDVAASRALHDYLWSVGLLMSGPWCLERRVPRIRPEGVRVSLTTGAFSVVPGGFACLPDDPAAGMPGARVLPHEEALRAELRAGFADHVRPLLSAIAPRVRRGPRALWGMAGDDLVSGVWYLGRMLGEEERGVRAATELLPEPVPPFPGGADFRRLAGRAGRSYPTRTRAGCCLYYTLRPAEACGTCPRTSDAERLRRLEGDGPC, from the coding sequence GTGACCCTGGCTCCGGTGTACCCTCCTGCCGCCGCCGTGAGCTGCGCCACCCTGGCCGGCTCGGCGTTCCGCAGACTGGTGGCGCTCTGCCCCGCCCTCGACGCGGACGTCGCGGAGCCCGGTTCGCGGACCCCGCAGGGCTGGGCCGACGGTGCCGAGCTGGCCGGGCGCCCCGAGTTCCTGGACGCCCTGGTCGCCGCCGAGACCCTGCGGGTGGAGCGCGACCACGGCCGCACTCCGCGTCCCGACGTCGCGGCCTCCCGCGCGCTGCACGACTACCTCTGGTCCGTCGGTCTGCTGATGAGCGGTCCCTGGTGTCTGGAGCGTCGCGTCCCGCGGATCCGGCCCGAGGGCGTTCGCGTCAGCCTCACCACCGGGGCGTTCTCCGTCGTTCCCGGGGGCTTCGCGTGCCTCCCGGATGATCCGGCCGCCGGGATGCCGGGTGCGAGGGTGCTGCCGCACGAGGAGGCCCTGCGCGCGGAGCTGCGCGCCGGTTTCGCCGACCATGTGCGTCCGCTGCTCTCCGCGATCGCCCCGCGGGTGCGCCGCGGGCCCCGTGCCCTGTGGGGCATGGCCGGCGACGACCTGGTGTCCGGCGTCTGGTACCTCGGCCGGATGCTGGGGGAGGAGGAGCGCGGCGTGCGGGCCGCGACCGAGCTGCTGCCGGAGCCCGTCCCGCCGTTCCCCGGAGGCGCTGACTTCCGGAGGCTCGCCGGACGCGCGGGCCGGTCGTACCCGACCCGCACCCGCGCGGGCTGCTGCCTCTACTACACCCTCCGCCCGGCCGAGGCGTGCGGCACCTGCCCGCGGACGAGTGACGCCGAGCGGCTGCGCCGGCTGGAGGGTGACGGCCCCTGCTGA